The following are encoded in a window of Zymoseptoria tritici IPO323 chromosome 4, whole genome shotgun sequence genomic DNA:
- a CDS encoding uncharacterized protein (Predicted highly glycosylation. Hits with few proteins, but these hits are not reliable. Similarity with surface proteins is based only in Ser and Thr composition (a commun feature). Probable M graminicola specific protein (novel gene). unknown function.) has product STDAFYNIAIRSDTMRFFDLSATALAAAAMLSGVSADAPPSYVATTLDVEPIVSGSATATTTYYVTRTVLRVVTTVTATSNGTSSAYTTIEASTEAVATVEPSSTVEPSSTVEPSSTVEPSSTVKPSSTVEPSPSH; this is encoded by the exons TCAACCGACGCCTTCTACAACATCGCCATCCGATCCGACACTATGCGGTTCTTCGACCTCTCCGCAACGGCACTCGCCGCAGCTGCCATGCTCTCCGGAGTCTCCGCCGACGCACCTCCCAGCTACGTTGCAACAACACTCGATGTAGAACCAATCGTTTCCGGTTCTGCTACCGCGACCACCACCTACTACGTGACCCGCACCGTCCTCCGCGTCGTCACGACCGTGACCGCAACCAGCAATGGCACCTCCTCGGCCTACACAACGATCGAGGCCTCCACCGAAGCAGTGGCCACCGTCGAGCCATCTTCCACCGTCGAGCCATCTTCCACCGTCGAGCCATCTTCCAC CGTCGAGCCATCTTCTACCGTCAAGCCATCTTCTACCGTCGAGCCATCTCCATCTCAT
- a CDS encoding rho-like GTPase, producing MATVRIVICGDESVGKSSLLTSLVRDTFVTTKIQPVLPPITLPPSLGTPENVTTTIVDTSALPQERDALRKELRKCNVILLVYSDHYSYERVALFWMPHFRSLGVNVPVVLCANKSDLTPGTSTAQIVEDEMLPVMAEFKEIDSCIRTSAREHHNINEVFFLCQKAVTHPIAPIYDSKECSLKPAAVDALRRVFYLCDRDQDGILNDKEIHDFQLKCFDKPLSDEDLVNIKKAIGRSRLASNESLDEPKLTEGIDVDGFIQLNRMFAEKGRHETIWIILRKFQYSDSLSLKDNFLHPKLEIPAHASAELSPAGYRFFVDLFLLHDKDNDGGLSNSELATLFAPTPGMPPSWIDCAFPSCTVRNEAGYITLQGWLAQWSMTTFENPKTTLEYLAYLGFDSEGKGTTPALRITKARKRRNKPGRVERNVFLCYVLGSAQSGKSSLLNAFLNRPFSSTYHPTIKPQTAVNSVELQGGKQCYLILEELGELEPAILENQAKLDACDLLCYTYDSSDPDSFAHILDMRERHPNLNALPSVYVALKADQDRAVQRTEVQPDVYCEQLKIGKPLHVSVNWESISEFFVHLAESATFPSQAFPKGDEDAVDRTALYIGLGASISVAVAFAWVWKRNMLSSSP from the exons ATGGCGACTG TCCGCATAGTCATTTGCGGCGATGAGTCCGTTGGCAAGAGCTCACTTCTGACCTCTCTAGTCAGAGACACCTTTGTGACGACCAAGATCCAACCCGTCCTCCCTCCCATCACCCTTCCGCCGAGTCTAGGAACGCCCGAGAATGTCACCACAACAATCGTCGATACATCTGCCCTCCCGCAAGAGCGAGACGCCTTACGAAAAGAGCTTCGGAAATGCAACGTGATTCTCCTGGTCTATAGCGATCATTACAGCTATGAAAGAGTCGCTTTGTTTTGGATGCCGCACTTCCGCTCGCTGGGTGTGAACGTGCCGGTGGTGCTATGTGCGAACAAAAGCGATCTCACGCCGGGGACGAGTACAGCACAAATCGTGGAGGATGAAATGCTCCCAGTCATGGCGGAGTTCAAGGAGATCGATTCGTGCATTCGGACAAGTGCCAGGGAACATCACAACATCAATGAGGTGTTCTTCTTATGTCAGAAAGCTGTCACACATCCAATTGCGCCAATATACGACTCCAAGGAGTGCAGTTTGAAGCCTGCAGCAGTGGATGCGCTCAGAAGGGTGTTTTACCTCTGCGATCGCGATCAGGATGGCATTTTGAATGATAAGGAGATTCACGACTTCCAACTAAAGTGCTTCGACAAGCCACTTTCGGACGAAGACCTGGTCAACATTAAAAAAGCTATCGGACGATCCAGGCTGGCTTCAAATGAATCTCTGGATGAACCAAAATTGACGGAAGGAATAGACGTGGACGGTTTTATTCAGTTAAACCGGATGTTCGCTGAAAAGGGAAGACACGAGACCATCTGGATCATATTGCGAAAGTTTCAATACTCAGACAGCTTAAGCCTGAAGGACAACTTTCTCCATCCGAAGCTCGAAATTCCAGCACATGCTTCTGCCGAACTGTCACCGGCGGGATATCGATTCTTCGTTGATCTGTTCTTACTACACGACAAGGACAACGACGGAGGACTCAGCAATTCCGAGCTGGCGACCTTGTTTGCACCAACACCAGGCATGCCACCATCATGGATCGACTGCGCGTTTCCGAGCTGCACGGTACGAAACGAGGCTGGCTATATCACGTTGCAAGGCTGGCTCGCTCAGTGGAGTATGACCACATTCGAGAATCCCAAGACTACCCTCGAGTATCTTGCATATCTTGGATTCGACTCCGAAGGCAAAGGCACAACACCAGCGCTCAGAATCACCAAAGCGCGCAAGCGACGAAACAAACCAGGTCGGGTCGAACGAAACGTCTTTCTCTGCTACGTGCTAGGATCTGCGCAAAGCGGTAAATCCTCTCTCCTAAATGCATTTCTCAATCGCCCATTCAGCAGTACATATCACCCAACTATAAAGCCACAGACAGCAGTCAACAGTGTCGAGCTCCAAGGCGGCAAACAATGCTACCTCATCCTCGAAGAGCTCGGCGAGTTGGAACCCGCCATCCTCGAAAACCAAGCCAAACTCGACGCCTGCGACCTACTTTGCTACACGTACGACAGCAGCGACCCGGACAGCTTCGCCCACATCCTCGACATGCGCGAGCGCCACCCGAACCTCAACGCCCTGCCTTCGGTCTACGTTGCGCTCAAAGCCGACCAGGACCGTGCGGTGCAGAGGACCGAGGTTCAGCCGGATGTGTACTGCGAGCAGCTGAAAATTGGCAAGCCGCTGCACGTGTCGGTCAATTGGGAGTCGATCAGCGAGTTCTTCGTCCACTTGGCGGAAAGTGCGACATTTCCTTCACAAGCGTTTCCGAaaggcgatgaggatgctgTAGATCGGACGGCGTTGTATATTGGTTTGGGAGCTTCCATATCTGTGGCGGTTGCTTTTGCATGGGTCTGGAAGAGGAATATGCTGTCTTCGAGTCCGTGA